The following are encoded in a window of Sinorhizobium sojae CCBAU 05684 genomic DNA:
- a CDS encoding CCE_0567 family metalloprotein, producing MTDLEKLKQRVQKLQSRAATAKTQLHDLAECLPNYWTEIVGVAEKTFDAFAQLDAAKRELAASENSR from the coding sequence ATGACAGATCTTGAAAAACTCAAGCAGAGGGTTCAAAAACTGCAGTCACGCGCTGCGACTGCGAAGACGCAATTGCATGACCTTGCCGAGTGCCTTCCGAACTATTGGACCGAAATAGTGGGCGTCGCCGAAAAAACATTCGACGCTTTTGCTCAGTTGGACGCTGCCAAAAGAGAACTCGCCGCGTCGGAGAATTCACGATGA